A region of Chlamydia crocodili DNA encodes the following proteins:
- a CDS encoding alpha-ketoacid dehydrogenase subunit alpha/beta, with product MVAIQHELGSSIKEVLKLVWSLRFAENKMLLLSRQSDSGGTFQLSCAGHELAGVIAGKSLIPGKDWSFPYYRDQGFPIGLGCDFAEIFASFLARLAPNHSSGRMMPYHYSHKKLRICCQSSVVGTQFLQAAGRAWAAKHTKSKEVVYVSGGDGSTSQGEFHEMLNYVALHKLPLVTVVQNNAWAISVPFKDQCSTDLVRLGESYQGLSVYEVDGGDYFGLVDAFSKAVDQARHASIPALILIKVMRLEPHSNSDNHEKYRSREDLDHCISNDPLIRLERQMIEECGISSAEILEIKAEAEAEISRACELAEGMPFPSKGSTSHDVFSPHTISLIDYEDSLEAQRLRDTQPKVMRDAITEALIEEMNRDSGVVVFGEDVAGDKGGVFGVTRNLTDKFGVERCFNTPLAEATIIGTAIGMAMDGIHKPVAEIQFADYIWPGINQLFSEASSIYYRSAGEWEVPLVIRAPCGGYIQGGPYHSQSIEAFLAHCPGIKVAYPSNAADAKALLKAAIRDPNPVVFLEHKALYQRRIFSACPVFSSDYVLPFGKAAITHSGSDLTIVSWGMSLVMSMEVAKELASLDISVEVIDLRTIVPCDFATVLESVKKTGKLLIAHEASEFCGFGSELAATVAEQAYSYLDAPIRRVAGLHAPVPYSKILENEVLPQKEKILQAAKSLAEF from the coding sequence ATGGTAGCGATACAGCATGAACTAGGATCTTCTATTAAGGAAGTTCTGAAATTAGTCTGGAGTTTGAGATTTGCTGAGAACAAAATGCTCCTTCTTTCTCGACAAAGCGATTCTGGAGGAACTTTTCAGTTATCCTGTGCTGGTCACGAACTTGCAGGAGTTATCGCAGGAAAGAGTCTCATACCGGGCAAAGATTGGTCTTTCCCTTATTATAGAGATCAAGGATTCCCTATAGGGCTCGGATGTGATTTTGCTGAGATCTTTGCTTCTTTTCTTGCAAGATTAGCTCCTAATCACTCTTCTGGTAGGATGATGCCCTACCACTATTCCCACAAAAAATTGCGTATTTGTTGTCAGTCTAGTGTTGTCGGTACACAATTTCTTCAGGCTGCGGGACGAGCTTGGGCTGCGAAACATACAAAATCTAAAGAAGTAGTCTATGTCTCTGGAGGAGACGGATCTACATCTCAAGGAGAATTCCATGAGATGTTAAATTATGTTGCTCTACATAAGTTGCCGTTAGTTACAGTAGTCCAGAATAATGCTTGGGCGATTTCTGTTCCTTTTAAAGATCAATGCTCTACGGATTTGGTTCGTTTAGGGGAAAGTTATCAAGGTCTTTCGGTATATGAAGTGGATGGTGGTGATTACTTCGGTTTAGTGGATGCATTTTCTAAAGCTGTGGATCAAGCTAGACATGCTTCTATTCCCGCTTTAATTCTTATCAAAGTTATGCGTTTAGAGCCACATAGCAACTCTGATAATCATGAGAAATATCGTAGTCGTGAAGATTTAGACCATTGCATAAGTAACGATCCTCTAATTCGTTTAGAACGACAGATGATAGAAGAATGCGGTATTTCATCTGCTGAGATCTTGGAAATAAAAGCCGAGGCTGAGGCAGAAATTTCTCGTGCTTGTGAACTTGCTGAGGGGATGCCTTTCCCCAGCAAAGGTTCTACAAGTCATGACGTATTTTCTCCACATACAATTTCTCTAATTGATTATGAAGATTCTTTAGAAGCTCAGCGTTTACGTGATACGCAACCAAAAGTAATGCGCGATGCAATTACGGAAGCGTTGATTGAAGAAATGAACAGAGATTCGGGAGTAGTTGTTTTCGGTGAAGATGTTGCCGGGGATAAAGGTGGGGTTTTCGGTGTTACAAGAAATCTTACTGATAAATTCGGTGTAGAACGTTGTTTTAATACACCGCTAGCAGAAGCTACAATTATAGGAACTGCAATTGGTATGGCTATGGATGGTATTCATAAGCCTGTTGCTGAAATTCAATTTGCTGATTATATTTGGCCAGGAATTAACCAGTTATTTTCTGAAGCTTCTAGTATTTACTACCGTTCCGCAGGAGAGTGGGAAGTCCCTTTGGTTATTAGAGCTCCTTGTGGAGGGTATATACAGGGTGGTCCCTATCATTCTCAAAGTATAGAAGCATTTTTAGCACATTGCCCAGGAATTAAAGTTGCGTATCCATCTAATGCTGCGGATGCAAAAGCTTTATTAAAGGCCGCTATTCGTGATCCTAATCCTGTGGTCTTTTTAGAGCATAAGGCGTTATATCAACGACGTATTTTTAGTGCCTGTCCAGTATTTTCTTCGGATTATGTTTTACCTTTTGGTAAAGCGGCGATTACCCATTCAGGTTCGGATCTAACGATTGTTTCCTGGGGAATGTCATTGGTTATGAGTATGGAAGTCGCTAAGGAATTAGCATCTTTAGATATTTCTGTAGAGGTTATAGACCTAAGAACAATAGTTCCTTGTGATTTCGCTACGGTTTTAGAATCTGTGAAGAAAACAGGGAAACTTCTTATTGCTCATGAGGCTTCAGAGTTTTGTGGATTCGGTAGTGAACTTGCTGCGACTGTAGCCGAACAGGCATATTCTTATCTTGATGCTCCTATCCGTCGCGTTGCTGGATTACATGCTCCTGTTCCGTACTCAAAGATACTGGAAAATGAAGTTCTTCCTCAGAAGGAGAAAATTCTTCAAGCAGCAAAAAGCTTAGCTGAATTCTAA
- a CDS encoding DUF456 domain-containing protein translates to MTVPGLIPDVAVQKNHTNHTITTDTAKKVEGSKGGNLIALICMLVLALLTAVMIGGFLVTPFLPEGIYIGITALASLLVGMVLFPIVMSCLSKPPASVRPRDLDLSKLDTRHNRLLHEIIKDDEKKYAQEQEEKVRRRRRKTVRARPQQTRVQDTSSDETLQPRRKSSAVLNLIRPKSSSPRASSNLSSSDSNSDSDSSGSRTQPNAITKPCLPSKYNDYFNCVD, encoded by the coding sequence ATGACCGTCCCTGGATTAATTCCCGATGTTGCTGTCCAAAAAAATCATACCAACCACACTATAACAACAGATACGGCAAAGAAAGTAGAAGGTAGCAAAGGTGGCAACCTTATTGCTTTAATTTGCATGCTCGTCTTAGCTTTACTAACAGCAGTGATGATAGGAGGTTTTCTAGTTACTCCATTTCTTCCTGAAGGGATTTACATTGGTATTACTGCCTTAGCCTCACTTCTTGTAGGTATGGTACTATTTCCCATAGTGATGAGCTGTTTATCAAAACCTCCCGCTTCTGTACGCCCTAGAGATTTAGATCTGTCCAAACTAGATACACGACATAACCGTCTACTTCATGAAATCATCAAAGATGATGAGAAAAAATATGCCCAAGAACAGGAAGAAAAAGTCCGCAGAAGACGACGAAAAACTGTAAGAGCTCGTCCTCAACAGACGCGAGTTCAAGATACATCTTCTGATGAAACACTACAACCACGGAGAAAAAGCTCAGCAGTCTTAAATCTAATTCGGCCCAAAAGCTCCTCTCCTAGAGCATCTTCTAATCTGTCCTCTTCTGATTCTAATTCAGATTCTGATTCTTCCGGATCCAGAACACAACCTAATGCTATAACGAAACCTTGCTTACCCTCGAAGTATAACGATTACTTCAATTGCGTAGATTAA
- a CDS encoding ABC-F family ATP-binding cassette domain-containing protein — translation MSIVLDKIGKTLGTRVLFDDVSVVFNPGNRYGLTGPNGAGKSTLLKIITGFVEPTRGSISLPKKIGILRQNIDSFGDISVLDCVIMGNARLWDALQKRDALYLEEFTDAIGIKLGEMEEIIGEENGYRAESEAEELLTGIGIPEELFNNKMSTIPIDLQFRVLLCQSLFGHPEALLLDEPTNHLDIYSINWLGNFLKDYDGTVIVVSHDRHFLNTITTHIADIDYDTVIIYPGNYDAMVEMKTASRDQEKADIKSKEKKISQLKEFVAKFGAGSRASQVQSRLREIKKLQPQELKKSNIQRPYIRFPLSEKASGKVVFSIEGISKSYNDEDPVFHPFSLEIYQGDKLGIIGNNGLGKTTLMKLLAGVEVPNQGSIKIGHQVAYSYFPQNHSDVLKDCGDETLFEWLRNRKTGINDQEIRSVLGKMLFGGDDAFKQIKALSGGETARLLMAGMMLENHNVLILDEANNHLDLESVSALAWAINDYKGTSIFVSHDRTLIEECATKLLIFDKGKITFFDGTMADYTSSSKLA, via the coding sequence ATGAGCATCGTACTTGATAAAATCGGCAAAACTTTAGGCACACGCGTACTATTCGACGACGTTTCTGTCGTCTTTAATCCTGGAAATCGCTATGGATTAACAGGACCTAACGGTGCGGGGAAATCTACATTATTAAAAATAATCACAGGCTTCGTAGAGCCTACTCGTGGATCCATTTCTTTGCCTAAAAAAATCGGCATCTTACGTCAAAATATTGACAGCTTTGGAGACATTTCTGTCTTAGATTGTGTGATTATGGGCAATGCCCGTTTATGGGATGCTCTGCAAAAAAGAGATGCTTTATACTTAGAAGAGTTCACTGATGCTATTGGTATCAAACTCGGCGAGATGGAAGAAATCATCGGCGAAGAAAATGGTTACCGAGCAGAATCTGAAGCTGAAGAGCTTCTCACAGGCATTGGTATTCCTGAAGAATTATTCAATAATAAAATGTCCACGATTCCTATAGATTTGCAGTTTCGTGTGCTTTTATGTCAGTCTTTGTTCGGCCATCCAGAAGCCCTACTTCTTGACGAACCTACGAACCATTTAGATATTTACTCGATCAATTGGCTAGGAAATTTTTTAAAAGATTATGATGGCACTGTAATTGTTGTTAGCCACGACAGACACTTCTTGAATACTATTACTACTCACATTGCCGATATTGATTATGACACTGTTATCATCTATCCTGGCAACTATGATGCCATGGTAGAAATGAAAACAGCTTCTAGAGATCAAGAAAAAGCCGACATTAAATCTAAAGAGAAAAAAATTTCTCAGCTTAAAGAGTTTGTTGCTAAATTTGGAGCAGGTTCTCGAGCAAGTCAGGTACAATCTCGTTTAAGGGAAATTAAAAAACTCCAACCTCAAGAATTAAAAAAATCTAATATTCAGCGTCCTTATATACGCTTCCCTCTATCAGAAAAAGCTTCTGGCAAGGTGGTCTTTTCTATAGAAGGGATCTCTAAAAGTTATAATGATGAAGATCCCGTATTTCATCCTTTCTCTTTAGAGATCTATCAAGGAGATAAGCTAGGCATTATTGGCAACAATGGTCTTGGGAAAACTACATTAATGAAGCTTTTAGCCGGCGTAGAGGTTCCCAATCAAGGATCTATAAAAATTGGTCATCAGGTTGCCTATTCTTATTTTCCCCAAAATCACTCTGATGTCTTAAAAGACTGCGGAGATGAAACGTTGTTTGAATGGTTACGCAACCGTAAAACAGGTATCAATGATCAAGAAATCCGTAGTGTTTTAGGAAAGATGTTGTTTGGCGGGGATGATGCCTTTAAACAAATTAAGGCGTTGTCTGGAGGAGAAACCGCACGTTTGCTTATGGCAGGGATGATGTTGGAAAATCACAACGTACTTATTCTTGATGAAGCAAATAATCACTTGGACTTAGAATCTGTTTCTGCATTAGCCTGGGCCATTAATGATTATAAAGGGACATCCATATTTGTTTCTCATGATAGAACTTTAATCGAAGAGTGCGCAACAAAACTTCTTATCTTTGATAAAGGTAAGATCACTTTCTTTGATGGAACCATGGCAGACTACACAAGCAGCAGCAAGCTAGCCTAA
- the dnaJ gene encoding molecular chaperone DnaJ has protein sequence MDYYDVLGISKTASPEEIKKSYRKLAVKYHPDKNPGDAEAEKRFKEVSEAYEVLSDPQKRESYDRYGKDGPFAGAGGFGGAGGMGNMEDALRTFMGAFGGEFGGGGSFFEGLFGGLGEAFGMRGDPAGARQGASKKVHITLTFEEAARGVEKELLVSGYKTCETCSGSGAASEQGIKCCDRCKGSGQIVQSRGFFSMASTCPECGGEGRVITDPCSNCRGQGRVKDKRNVHVQIPAGVDSGMRLKMEGYGDAGQNGAPAGDLYVFIDVETHPVFERRGDDLILELPIGFVDAALGMKKEIPTLLKEGTCRLTVPEGIQSGTILKIKNQGFPNVHGRGRGDLLVRVSVETPQNLSEEQKELLRKFATTEKAENFPKKRSFLDKIKGFFSDFAV, from the coding sequence ATGGATTACTATGATGTTTTAGGTATTTCTAAAACTGCCTCTCCCGAGGAAATAAAAAAATCTTATCGTAAGTTGGCCGTTAAGTATCATCCTGACAAAAATCCAGGAGATGCTGAGGCAGAAAAACGCTTCAAAGAAGTCTCGGAAGCTTATGAAGTTCTGAGTGATCCCCAAAAGCGTGAGTCTTATGATCGCTATGGTAAGGACGGACCTTTTGCCGGCGCCGGTGGTTTCGGTGGTGCGGGCGGTATGGGCAACATGGAAGATGCTCTGCGTACCTTTATGGGGGCTTTCGGTGGAGAGTTTGGAGGCGGCGGAAGCTTTTTTGAAGGTCTATTTGGTGGTCTTGGAGAAGCTTTTGGCATGCGCGGCGATCCTGCGGGAGCCCGTCAGGGAGCTAGTAAGAAAGTTCATATCACCCTAACATTTGAAGAAGCTGCTCGCGGCGTAGAGAAAGAACTCCTTGTCTCTGGATATAAAACTTGTGAAACTTGTTCCGGTAGTGGTGCTGCTAGTGAACAGGGAATCAAATGCTGTGATCGGTGCAAAGGTTCTGGACAAATTGTTCAGAGTCGTGGATTTTTTTCTATGGCATCCACATGCCCTGAGTGCGGTGGAGAGGGGCGAGTAATTACAGATCCTTGTTCCAATTGTCGAGGACAAGGAAGAGTTAAAGATAAACGAAATGTTCATGTGCAAATTCCTGCCGGAGTTGATTCTGGAATGCGTTTAAAGATGGAAGGTTATGGAGATGCTGGACAAAATGGCGCTCCTGCTGGAGATCTCTATGTTTTTATTGATGTAGAAACGCATCCTGTTTTTGAGAGACGCGGAGATGACTTGATTTTAGAATTGCCTATTGGTTTTGTCGACGCGGCTTTAGGAATGAAGAAAGAGATCCCCACTCTCTTGAAGGAAGGTACATGTCGCCTTACCGTTCCTGAAGGAATCCAAAGCGGCACGATTCTTAAGATTAAAAATCAAGGATTTCCGAATGTTCATGGTAGAGGACGTGGGGATTTGCTCGTTCGAGTTTCTGTAGAGACTCCACAAAATCTATCAGAAGAACAAAAGGAATTACTCCGTAAGTTTGCAACTACGGAAAAGGCAGAGAATTTCCCTAAGAAACGTAGTTTCTTGGATAAAATAAAGGGTTTTTTTTCTGACTTCGCCGTATAG
- a CDS encoding tRNA threonylcarbamoyladenosine biosynthesis protein TsaB has product MHFHRYVIIDTSGYQPFLAYVDHQKVLKHWHLPVGPDQGLVLEFIFKNSSLCFQGIGVAAGPGNFSATRVGLSFAQGLALSRKVPMIGYSSLEGYLTPKDKGKALMLPLGKKGGVLTLSSDLSEDGFIYEKNGVGPGILLPYGEASEYCLANDYYHVISPNPQLFIDSFSNRIRVEEAAPSIDHIRRNVVSQLMLLECNHQLIPDYRSCSCFF; this is encoded by the coding sequence ATGCATTTTCATAGATACGTTATTATTGATACTTCTGGGTATCAACCATTTTTAGCTTATGTAGATCACCAGAAAGTATTAAAACACTGGCATCTACCCGTTGGTCCAGATCAAGGATTGGTTCTAGAATTTATTTTTAAAAATAGTTCTTTGTGCTTCCAGGGGATTGGAGTTGCTGCTGGTCCAGGGAATTTTTCTGCAACCCGGGTTGGACTGTCTTTTGCTCAGGGTTTGGCTTTATCTCGAAAGGTACCTATGATAGGTTATAGTTCCTTGGAGGGGTATTTGACCCCCAAAGATAAGGGAAAAGCTTTGATGCTCCCCTTAGGAAAGAAGGGCGGGGTGTTAACTCTTAGCTCAGATCTCTCGGAAGATGGGTTTATCTATGAAAAGAACGGGGTTGGTCCCGGAATTTTATTGCCCTATGGAGAAGCTTCCGAGTATTGTTTAGCAAATGATTACTATCACGTCATCTCTCCCAATCCACAACTTTTCATCGATAGTTTTTCAAATAGAATCCGTGTAGAAGAAGCGGCACCCTCAATTGACCATATTAGGAGAAATGTGGTTTCTCAACTTATGCTTTTAGAGTGCAATCATCAACTAATCCCAGATTACCGTAGCTGTTCCTGTTTTTTTTAA
- the lon gene encoding endopeptidase La gives MDSTINNDSQILDPNPEEVEKLLDESEEVEEKSDDRSLPSELFILPLNKRPFFPGMAAPILIESGPYYEVLKLLAKSSQKYIGLVLTKKEDADILKVGFNQLYRVGVAARILRIMPIEGGSAQILLSIEERIRIVEPLKDKYLKARVSYHKDNKELTEELKAYSISIVSVIKDLLKLNPLFKEELQIFLGHSDFTEPGKLADFSVALTTATREELQEVLETTNMHDRIDKALILLKKELDLSRLQSSINQKIEATITKSQKEFFLKEQLKTIKKELGLEKEDRAIDLEKFMDRLKKRQVPDYAMEVIQDEMEKLQTLETSSAEYTVCRNYLDWLTIIPWGIQSKEYHDLKKAEVILNKDHYGLEDIKQRILELISVGKLSKGLKGSIICLVGPPGVGKTSIGRSIAKVLHRKFFRFSVGGMRDEAEIKGHRRTYIGAMPGKMVQALKQSQAMNPVIMIDEVDKIGASYHGDPASALLEVLDPEQNKDFLDHYLDVRVDLSNVLFILTANVLDTIPDPLLDRMEILRLSGYILEEKLQIATKYLVPRARKEMGLTAREIVFQPEALKHMINNYAREAGVRTLNGNIKKVLRKVALKIVKNQEKTHPKHTQYKINVSNLQDYLGKPIFSSDRFYDNTPIGVATGLAWTSLGGATLYIESVQVPSMKTDMHLTGQAGDVMKESSQIAWTYLHSALERYAPGYSFFSKSQVHIHIPEGATPKDGPSAGVTMVTSLLSLLLDTPILENLGMTGEITLTGRVLGVGGIREKLIAARRSRLNVLIFPEDNRRDYEELPAYLKKGLKIHFVAHYDDVFKVAFPHIN, from the coding sequence GTGGACTCTACAATAAATAACGACTCTCAGATCTTGGATCCTAATCCTGAAGAAGTAGAAAAACTCTTAGATGAATCTGAAGAAGTCGAAGAAAAATCAGATGATCGTTCCTTACCTTCAGAATTATTTATCCTCCCACTGAATAAACGTCCTTTTTTCCCAGGTATGGCGGCTCCGATTCTTATAGAATCCGGACCTTATTACGAAGTTTTAAAGCTTCTAGCAAAATCTTCGCAAAAATACATAGGTTTAGTTCTTACCAAAAAGGAAGACGCTGATATTTTAAAAGTTGGTTTCAACCAACTCTATCGCGTAGGTGTGGCAGCACGCATCTTGCGTATTATGCCTATAGAAGGAGGCAGCGCCCAAATATTACTCAGTATAGAAGAACGCATCCGCATTGTAGAGCCTCTCAAAGATAAATACCTTAAAGCACGGGTCTCCTATCACAAAGATAACAAAGAATTAACTGAAGAGTTAAAAGCATATTCTATTAGCATTGTTTCTGTAATCAAAGACCTTCTGAAACTTAATCCCCTATTCAAAGAAGAGCTCCAAATTTTTCTTGGACATTCTGATTTTACAGAACCAGGGAAGCTCGCTGATTTTTCTGTAGCTTTAACAACAGCCACCAGAGAAGAGCTTCAAGAAGTTCTTGAAACAACGAATATGCACGATCGTATTGATAAAGCTTTGATCCTTCTTAAAAAAGAGCTGGACCTGAGCCGTCTACAAAGTAGCATCAATCAAAAAATTGAAGCAACGATCACCAAAAGTCAAAAAGAATTCTTTTTAAAAGAACAGCTGAAAACGATCAAAAAGGAGCTGGGGCTAGAAAAAGAAGATCGGGCTATTGATCTAGAAAAATTCATGGACCGGTTAAAAAAGCGCCAGGTCCCCGATTATGCCATGGAAGTTATTCAAGATGAGATGGAAAAACTTCAAACCTTGGAAACATCGTCAGCAGAATATACTGTATGCCGCAACTACCTAGATTGGCTAACTATCATTCCTTGGGGAATTCAGAGCAAAGAATATCACGATCTCAAGAAAGCTGAAGTGATTCTTAATAAAGACCACTATGGTTTAGAAGATATCAAACAACGCATTCTAGAATTGATTAGCGTGGGAAAATTATCGAAAGGTCTTAAAGGAAGTATTATTTGCCTAGTAGGTCCTCCAGGAGTAGGTAAAACGAGTATCGGCCGTAGCATAGCAAAAGTTTTACATCGAAAATTTTTCCGCTTTTCAGTAGGCGGAATGCGTGATGAAGCTGAAATCAAAGGGCACCGACGTACCTATATTGGTGCTATGCCTGGAAAAATGGTTCAAGCATTAAAACAAAGTCAAGCTATGAATCCCGTCATTATGATTGATGAGGTTGATAAGATTGGTGCAAGCTATCATGGTGATCCCGCATCGGCTTTACTAGAGGTTTTAGATCCGGAACAAAATAAAGACTTCTTAGATCATTACTTAGATGTACGAGTAGATCTATCTAATGTTCTATTTATTCTAACAGCAAACGTATTGGATACTATTCCTGATCCTCTTCTGGATCGTATGGAAATCCTTCGTCTTTCGGGTTATATTCTTGAAGAAAAGCTTCAGATAGCAACAAAATATCTTGTTCCGCGAGCACGCAAGGAAATGGGACTAACAGCTCGTGAAATTGTATTCCAACCCGAAGCTTTAAAGCACATGATTAATAACTATGCTAGAGAAGCTGGTGTGCGCACATTAAATGGAAATATTAAAAAAGTTCTAAGAAAAGTCGCGCTTAAAATAGTTAAAAATCAGGAAAAAACTCATCCAAAACATACACAATATAAAATTAATGTAAGTAACCTGCAGGATTATTTAGGCAAACCCATTTTCTCTAGCGATCGCTTTTACGATAATACACCTATCGGGGTCGCCACTGGATTAGCTTGGACATCTCTAGGAGGAGCTACTTTATATATTGAAAGTGTTCAAGTCCCTTCAATGAAAACTGATATGCATCTTACAGGACAAGCTGGAGACGTTATGAAGGAATCCTCTCAGATTGCTTGGACGTACCTACATAGTGCATTAGAACGTTATGCTCCTGGTTATAGCTTTTTCTCTAAATCTCAGGTGCATATTCATATTCCTGAAGGAGCCACACCTAAAGATGGTCCTTCAGCAGGTGTAACGATGGTGACTTCTTTGTTATCTTTACTTTTGGACACACCTATTTTAGAAAACTTAGGTATGACAGGTGAAATCACACTGACAGGCCGTGTGTTAGGAGTGGGAGGAATTCGTGAGAAACTCATAGCCGCGCGTCGATCACGGTTAAATGTCTTAATCTTCCCTGAAGATAACCGTCGTGATTACGAAGAACTTCCTGCCTATTTAAAAAAAGGTCTGAAAATTCATTTTGTTGCACATTATGATGATGTTTTCAAAGTTGCTTTTCCACACATTAATTAA
- the rpsU gene encoding 30S ribosomal protein S21 has protein sequence MPSVKVRVGEPVDRALRILKKKVDKEGILKAAKAHRFYDKPSVKKRAKSKAAAKYRSR, from the coding sequence ATGCCCAGTGTTAAAGTTAGAGTTGGTGAGCCTGTAGATCGAGCTCTGAGAATTTTGAAAAAGAAAGTTGACAAAGAAGGGATCTTAAAGGCTGCTAAAGCACACAGGTTTTATGATAAACCTTCAGTAAAGAAGCGAGCTAAATCTAAAGCCGCAGCTAAATACCGCAGTCGTTAG
- a CDS encoding ribonuclease Z codes for MSCRELIILGCSSQQPTRMRNQGAYLFRWNNEGLLFDPGEGTQRQFIFANIAPTVVSRIFISHFHGDHCLGLGSMLMRLNLDKVTHPIHCYYPASGKKYFDRLRYGTIYHETINVVEHPIDKEGIIEDFGNFRIEARKLDHLVDTLGWRITEPDTIKFIPEKIKASGLRGPIMQDLIRNNQVTVNGNTIYLKDISYIRKGDSIAVIADTLPCQSVIDLAKDARIMLCESTYLEEHRHLAESHYHMTAKQAATQALAAGAQQLVLTHFSARYLNSKEFELEAGKIFPNVAAAEEFRSYPFPKNPSSK; via the coding sequence ATGAGCTGTAGAGAATTAATTATTTTAGGTTGCTCTAGTCAACAACCTACGCGAATGCGCAATCAAGGAGCCTATTTATTTCGTTGGAATAATGAAGGTTTGCTTTTTGATCCAGGCGAGGGAACACAAAGACAATTCATTTTTGCTAACATTGCTCCTACTGTAGTCTCTAGAATCTTTATCAGCCATTTCCATGGGGATCACTGTTTAGGTTTGGGTTCCATGCTTATGAGACTGAACTTAGATAAAGTTACCCATCCTATACACTGCTACTACCCAGCTTCAGGGAAAAAGTACTTCGATCGATTACGTTACGGCACTATCTATCACGAGACCATAAATGTTGTGGAACATCCTATAGATAAAGAAGGAATTATTGAAGACTTCGGAAATTTTCGTATTGAAGCGCGTAAACTCGATCACCTTGTAGATACTTTGGGATGGAGAATCACTGAACCTGACACGATAAAATTCATTCCAGAAAAAATCAAAGCTTCAGGATTACGTGGGCCCATCATGCAAGATCTCATTCGCAATAACCAAGTAACAGTAAATGGAAACACTATATATCTTAAAGATATAAGCTATATAAGAAAAGGCGATAGCATTGCTGTTATTGCCGATACTCTTCCCTGTCAATCTGTTATAGATTTAGCTAAAGATGCAAGAATTATGTTATGTGAAAGCACATATCTTGAAGAACATCGTCATTTAGCAGAAAGTCATTACCATATGACAGCAAAACAAGCTGCTACCCAAGCTTTGGCTGCTGGAGCGCAACAACTTGTACTCACACACTTTTCTGCACGTTATTTAAATTCTAAAGAATTTGAACTGGAAGCTGGGAAAATTTTCCCCAACGTTGCTGCCGCTGAAGAATTCCGCAGTTATCCCTTTCCTAAAAACCCCTCTTCTAAATAA
- a CDS encoding tyrosine recombinase XerC: MVSAFYAFLDYLKNIKTASPHTLRNYCIDLNSFKSFLEKRNKLSPSAPICLLAQEREEAEISFSLFTKDLVRLYILELMQKNKAKRTIKRRLSAIKSFSQYCIKHRIILEDPTETIHGPRLPKELPSPITYEQVEILMATPDLSKYTGFRDRCLLELFYSSGLRISEIVAINHWDIDFNSNLIRIQGKGKKERLVPITPHAAQWLQQYLNHPERTTIEQDSQAIFLNRFGKRLTTRSIDRKFQKYLRQSGLSGNITPHTIRHTIATHWLENGMDLKTIQALLGHSSLETTTIYTHVSMKLKKQTHDESHPHS, from the coding sequence ATGGTCTCAGCTTTTTATGCTTTTCTTGATTATCTAAAAAACATAAAAACGGCATCTCCTCATACTTTAAGAAACTATTGTATAGATTTAAATAGCTTCAAAAGTTTCCTAGAAAAACGGAATAAACTCTCTCCATCTGCACCTATTTGCTTACTCGCACAAGAAAGAGAAGAAGCTGAGATTTCATTCTCCTTATTTACGAAAGATCTAGTACGCCTCTATATTTTAGAATTGATGCAGAAAAATAAAGCAAAACGCACGATAAAGCGTCGCCTATCAGCCATTAAAAGTTTCTCACAGTATTGTATAAAACACCGCATCATCCTTGAGGATCCGACAGAAACAATTCATGGACCTAGACTCCCTAAAGAATTACCCTCACCCATTACTTATGAACAAGTAGAAATTCTTATGGCAACCCCTGATCTATCGAAATATACAGGATTTCGTGATCGTTGCTTATTAGAACTATTTTATAGCTCGGGATTACGTATTAGCGAAATCGTCGCTATCAATCATTGGGATATCGACTTTAATTCTAATCTTATCCGCATACAAGGAAAAGGGAAAAAAGAACGTCTTGTCCCTATTACTCCTCATGCAGCCCAATGGTTACAACAATACTTAAATCATCCCGAAAGAACTACTATAGAGCAAGACTCTCAAGCAATTTTTTTAAATCGTTTTGGGAAAAGATTAACTACTCGTTCCATTGATAGAAAATTTCAAAAATATCTTCGTCAATCAGGCCTGTCAGGGAATATCACGCCTCATACAATCCGTCATACGATTGCCACACATTGGCTAGAGAACGGTATGGACTTAAAAACAATTCAAGCACTTCTTGGGCACAGTTCCTTAGAAACTACAACTATCTATACTCATGTATCTATGAAGCTTAAAAAGCAAACTCATGATGAGTCTCATCCCCATAGTTAA